One stretch of Jiangella gansuensis DSM 44835 DNA includes these proteins:
- a CDS encoding class I SAM-dependent methyltransferase, translated as MTSTQPFVMINWADEAERLSAAVADDAAWYRLVAHELVRPADRLAVDVGCGGAGMAEALGAELPPSAFVVGVDSDVEVLDAARRRIVESGIDDGHLRLLRADLDTELAVLPTVARGADVIWASSSIHHVADQQGAIDALAALLAPGGRLALAEGGLPGRHLPWDIGIGTPGLEVRLLAAEDRWFARMRAGLPGSVPMPYGWPTALRRAGLSDVSTRTFTFERPTPLSAADLRSVLDTLAQRVRRADADGELDPSDARTWARLLDPGDDAWLGRRDDVFSLSARSVHVGHRT; from the coding sequence ATGACCAGCACTCAACCATTCGTCATGATCAACTGGGCCGACGAAGCGGAGCGGCTCAGTGCCGCCGTCGCCGACGACGCCGCCTGGTACCGGCTCGTCGCGCACGAGTTGGTCCGCCCAGCCGACCGGCTCGCCGTCGACGTCGGCTGCGGCGGCGCCGGAATGGCCGAGGCGCTCGGGGCCGAACTGCCGCCGTCGGCGTTCGTCGTGGGCGTCGACAGCGATGTCGAGGTGCTCGACGCCGCCCGGCGCCGCATCGTGGAGTCCGGCATCGACGACGGGCACCTCCGGCTCCTGCGCGCGGATCTCGACACCGAGCTCGCGGTTCTGCCCACGGTGGCCCGCGGCGCGGACGTCATCTGGGCGTCGTCGTCGATCCATCACGTCGCCGACCAGCAGGGAGCCATCGACGCACTGGCGGCGCTGCTCGCGCCCGGCGGCCGGCTGGCGCTGGCCGAGGGCGGCCTGCCGGGCCGGCACCTGCCGTGGGACATCGGCATCGGCACGCCGGGGCTAGAGGTGCGCTTGCTGGCCGCGGAGGACCGGTGGTTCGCGCGGATGCGCGCCGGCCTGCCGGGCAGCGTGCCGATGCCGTACGGCTGGCCGACCGCGCTGCGTCGGGCCGGGCTGAGCGACGTCAGCACCCGCACGTTCACGTTCGAGCGGCCCACCCCGCTCAGCGCCGCCGACCTGCGCAGCGTCCTGGACACGCTGGCGCAGCGGGTCCGCCGCGCCGACGCGGACGGCGAGCTCGACCCGAGCGACGCCCGCACCTGGGCGCGTCTGCTCGACCCCGGCGACGACGCCTGGCTCGGCCGTCGCGACGACGTCTTCTCCCTCAGCGCCCGCAGCGTGCACGTCGGCCACCGCACCTGA
- a CDS encoding FmdB family zinc ribbon protein produces MPTYEYRCRACGSTFDVVRPMADATAPASCPAGHDDTVKLLTTVGLAGRSNQPTGGGGGCCGGGCGCG; encoded by the coding sequence GTGCCGACCTACGAGTACCGCTGCCGCGCGTGCGGTTCCACCTTCGACGTCGTCCGCCCCATGGCTGACGCGACCGCACCCGCCTCCTGCCCGGCCGGCCACGACGACACCGTGAAACTGCTCACCACCGTGGGCCTGGCCGGTCGTTCCAACCAACCCACCGGCGGCGGAGGCGGCTGCTGCGGTGGCGGCTGCGGCTGCGGCTGA
- a CDS encoding ABC transporter ATP-binding protein, translating to MDLRLDGISVAVDGVDLVHDLSLDVAHGSVVGLIGPNGSGKSTALRCVYRALRPTRGTVWIGADDLSRLSLRQSARHIAALTQQAGSDLDFTVEEVVALGRAPHKRGNDPLTGAEWALCRHAMERLDLLHLAGRGVLSLSGGERQRVLVARALVQEPEVLVLDEPTNHLDVRHQIELLSMLRGAELTVLVVLHDLNLAAAACDRLGVLHQGRIVAAGPPAQVLTEELVRDVFGVAARVVPHPVTGAPQLLYDLTTTPEGSPA from the coding sequence ATGGACCTGCGACTCGACGGGATCTCCGTCGCCGTCGACGGCGTCGACCTCGTCCACGACCTGTCCCTCGACGTGGCGCACGGCAGTGTCGTCGGACTCATCGGACCGAACGGCAGCGGCAAGTCGACCGCCCTGCGGTGCGTGTATCGGGCGCTGCGTCCCACTCGTGGCACGGTGTGGATCGGCGCCGACGACCTCTCCCGCCTGAGCCTGCGGCAGAGCGCCCGCCACATCGCCGCACTCACCCAGCAGGCCGGCAGCGACCTGGACTTCACCGTCGAGGAGGTCGTCGCCCTCGGCCGAGCACCCCACAAACGCGGCAACGACCCGCTGACCGGCGCCGAATGGGCGCTGTGCCGGCACGCGATGGAACGGTTGGACCTGCTGCATCTGGCCGGCCGCGGCGTGCTGTCGCTGTCCGGCGGCGAGCGGCAACGGGTCCTGGTGGCGCGCGCCCTGGTTCAGGAGCCGGAAGTGCTGGTACTCGACGAACCCACCAACCACCTCGATGTGCGTCACCAGATCGAGCTGCTCTCGATGCTGCGGGGTGCGGAACTGACGGTGCTCGTCGTCCTGCACGACCTCAACCTCGCGGCCGCTGCCTGCGACCGGCTCGGTGTGCTCCATCAGGGCCGGATCGTCGCGGCCGGGCCGCCCGCCCAGGTGCTCACCGAAGAGCTGGTGCGCGACGTGTTCGGGGTGGCCGCCCGGGTCGTCCCGCATCCCGTCACCGGGGCGCCGCAACTGCTGTACGACCTCACCACCACACCGGAAGGAAGCCCCGCATGA
- a CDS encoding MarR family winged helix-turn-helix transcriptional regulator: MRGTRWLTTDEQRVWRTYLQANQLLRDALDRQLQRDAGMPHAYYIVLAMLSEAPERSMTMSQLARTVSSSPSRLSHAVAKLEAAGWVRRRRHETDGRATIATLTDEGFAVLADAAPGHVEEVRGVLFDPLTAQQVRQLGEILAAVLAPHDDRPGPPA, translated from the coding sequence GTGCGCGGGACACGGTGGCTCACCACCGACGAACAACGGGTCTGGCGGACCTACCTGCAGGCCAACCAGCTGCTCAGGGACGCCCTGGACCGGCAGCTCCAGCGCGACGCGGGCATGCCGCATGCCTACTACATCGTCCTCGCCATGCTGTCCGAGGCGCCGGAACGCTCCATGACGATGTCCCAGCTGGCGCGGACGGTCAGCTCGTCGCCCAGCCGGCTGTCGCATGCGGTCGCGAAACTCGAAGCGGCCGGCTGGGTACGTCGCAGGCGGCACGAGACCGACGGGCGGGCCACCATCGCCACGCTCACCGACGAGGGGTTCGCCGTCCTCGCCGACGCCGCGCCCGGCCATGTCGAAGAGGTCCGCGGGGTCCTCTTCGACCCGCTGACCGCGCAGCAGGTGCGCCAGCTCGGGGAGATCCTCGCGGCGGTGCTGGCGCCGCACGACGACAGGCCCGGACCGCCGGCGTGA
- a CDS encoding ribose-phosphate diphosphokinase: MRDIAVFSGSAHPELATEICAQLGATLSPVRIQRFANDCLEVQLQANCREHDVFLIQPIVPPVQEHLVELFLMLDAARGASAARTTVVMPHYAYARSDKKDAPRISIGGRLMADLLVAAGANRVLAMTLHSPQVHGFFSVPVDQLHALRELASHFRGHDLSNSVVVSPDLGNAKPASAFARMLGVPVAAGAKQRFADDNVTITAIIGDVEGRDIIVLDDEIAKGSTLIELMERLRERDARSIRIACTHGLFADDALSRLGDQPDVEEIVCTNTVPLADGNQHPKLTVLSVAPLLAEAIRRIHNGESVSALFHDT; this comes from the coding sequence ATGCGCGACATCGCCGTTTTCAGTGGCAGTGCCCACCCCGAGTTGGCCACCGAGATCTGCGCCCAGTTGGGCGCCACCCTCAGCCCCGTCCGCATCCAGCGGTTCGCGAACGACTGCCTGGAAGTGCAGTTGCAGGCCAACTGCCGCGAGCACGACGTCTTCCTGATCCAGCCGATCGTCCCACCGGTCCAGGAGCACCTCGTGGAGCTGTTCCTCATGCTCGACGCGGCCCGGGGCGCCTCGGCGGCGCGGACCACCGTCGTCATGCCGCACTATGCCTACGCACGGTCGGACAAGAAGGACGCGCCGCGCATCTCCATCGGTGGCCGGCTGATGGCCGACCTGCTGGTCGCCGCCGGCGCCAACCGGGTGCTCGCGATGACGCTGCACTCGCCGCAGGTGCACGGCTTCTTCAGCGTCCCGGTCGACCAGCTCCACGCGCTTCGCGAGCTCGCGTCGCACTTCCGCGGCCACGACCTGTCGAACTCCGTCGTCGTCTCCCCGGACCTGGGCAACGCCAAGCCCGCGTCCGCGTTCGCCCGTATGCTCGGCGTCCCGGTGGCCGCCGGCGCGAAGCAGCGCTTCGCCGACGACAACGTCACCATCACCGCGATCATCGGTGACGTCGAAGGGCGCGACATCATCGTGCTCGACGACGAGATCGCCAAGGGCAGCACGCTGATCGAGCTGATGGAGCGGCTGCGGGAACGCGACGCGCGGTCCATCCGGATCGCCTGCACCCACGGGCTGTTCGCCGACGACGCGCTGAGCCGCCTCGGCGACCAGCCCGACGTCGAGGAGATCGTCTGCACCAACACCGTCCCGCTGGCCGACGGCAACCAGCACCCCAAACTCACGGTGCTGTCGGTGGCGCCGCTGCTCGCGGAGGCGATCCGGCGCATCCACAACGGCGAGTCGGTCAGCGCGCTGTTCCACGATACGTGA
- a CDS encoding FecCD family ABC transporter permease — translation MHQRIRPAAAVAADRAGRRRAPVAVVVLVLLPVLVGSVLLAIGLGPTVIAPGDTAHYLWAALSGGRIGVDESTTYQIIWQVRTPRVLLAAVVGAGLSVVGVGVQALVRNALADPFVLGVSSGASVGAVAVTVAGGLAALGIYAVSVGAFAGALAASVLVYAASAGRGGTSPLRLVLIGVAMSFGFQAVMSVIVYFAPNSEATSTVLFWTMGSFGAATWGSLPAVTVAVLLAIVVLRRLARPLDVLALGDETAASLGIDAARLRTGLFVLTALTTGAMVAVSGAIGFVGLVMPHLVRILVGAGHARVLAVAPLIGAVFMVWADLVSRTLVAPRELPLGVITALVGVPVFIALMRRRGYLFGGR, via the coding sequence ATGCACCAGCGGATCCGCCCGGCGGCAGCGGTGGCCGCCGACCGGGCGGGCCGCCGCCGCGCGCCGGTCGCGGTGGTCGTCCTCGTGCTGCTGCCGGTGCTCGTCGGCTCGGTGCTGCTGGCCATCGGGCTGGGCCCGACGGTCATCGCACCAGGCGACACCGCCCACTACCTCTGGGCGGCGCTCAGCGGCGGCCGCATCGGCGTGGACGAATCGACGACCTACCAGATCATCTGGCAGGTCCGGACGCCTCGGGTGCTGCTCGCGGCGGTCGTCGGAGCCGGGCTGAGCGTGGTCGGTGTCGGCGTGCAGGCGCTGGTGCGCAACGCGCTGGCCGACCCGTTCGTCCTCGGGGTCTCCTCGGGAGCCTCGGTCGGCGCCGTCGCCGTCACCGTCGCCGGCGGGCTCGCGGCGCTGGGGATCTACGCGGTGTCGGTGGGCGCGTTCGCCGGAGCGCTGGCGGCTTCGGTACTGGTGTACGCCGCCTCGGCCGGCCGCGGCGGCACGAGCCCGCTGCGACTGGTGCTCATCGGCGTGGCCATGTCGTTCGGCTTCCAGGCGGTGATGAGTGTCATCGTCTACTTCGCGCCGAACAGCGAGGCCACCAGCACGGTGCTGTTCTGGACGATGGGCAGCTTCGGCGCTGCCACCTGGGGGTCGCTGCCGGCGGTGACGGTCGCGGTGCTGCTGGCGATCGTCGTACTGCGCCGGCTCGCCCGCCCGCTCGACGTGCTCGCCCTGGGCGACGAGACCGCCGCCAGTCTCGGCATCGACGCGGCCCGGCTGCGGACCGGTCTGTTCGTGCTGACGGCGCTGACGACCGGCGCCATGGTCGCGGTCAGTGGCGCCATCGGCTTCGTCGGACTGGTGATGCCGCATCTGGTCCGCATCCTCGTCGGAGCCGGGCACGCGCGGGTGCTCGCCGTCGCACCGCTGATCGGAGCCGTGTTCATGGTGTGGGCGGACCTGGTCTCGCGGACCCTGGTCGCGCCGCGGGAACTGCCCCTGGGCGTGATCACCGCGCTGGTCGGCGTGCCCGTCTTCATCGCGCTCATGCGCCGCCGCGGCTACCTGTTCGGAGGCCGGTGA
- a CDS encoding Hsp20/alpha crystallin family protein — protein sequence MSTTLVPFPDVDRLFRSFWETPAARPATGFAPAADVAREGDDLVARFDLPGIDPEQDVTVEVEGRKLVVRGERRDTRDEESEGRRVREVRYGGFRRVVALGAPVDPSAVSAAYDAGVLTVRVAGAYAGTSPTRIEVTRAA from the coding sequence ATGAGCACCACTCTCGTTCCGTTCCCCGATGTGGACCGGCTGTTCCGCTCGTTCTGGGAGACTCCGGCCGCCCGCCCGGCGACGGGGTTCGCTCCGGCCGCGGATGTCGCCCGTGAGGGCGACGACCTCGTGGCCCGGTTCGATCTGCCGGGCATCGACCCGGAGCAGGACGTCACCGTCGAGGTCGAGGGGCGCAAGCTCGTGGTCCGCGGCGAACGTCGCGACACCCGCGACGAGGAGTCCGAGGGCCGCCGCGTCCGCGAGGTCCGCTACGGCGGCTTCCGCCGCGTGGTCGCGCTGGGCGCACCGGTCGACCCGAGCGCCGTCAGCGCCGCCTACGACGCCGGCGTGCTGACCGTTCGGGTGGCGGGCGCCTACGCCGGCACGTCGCCCACCCGCATCGAGGTGACGCGGGCGGCCTGA
- the nagA gene encoding N-acetylglucosamine-6-phosphate deacetylase — MTVIAGARIVTPDGVLEDGWLEVSGQRIAGLGTGEPPRPADRDVAGRWLVPGFVDIHSHGGGGGSVVGADPGQVRAFVATHRAHGTTSLMASLVTGSYDDLERDIRALAGMVDDGLVAGIHLEGPWISPARKGAHDESALRAPEPAAVRRLLDAGRGTVRMVTLAPELEYGLDAVRAVVDAGAVAAVGHTDAGYDVARQAIDAGATVATHLFNAMAPVHHRKPGPIVALLEDKRVTVELILDGVHLHPAIARHVRAAAGAGRVALVTDAIDATDIGDGDYVLGGLPVRVTDGEARLVEGGSIAGSTLTMDRAFRFAVEQGGFTVPEAVEATSANPARVLGIGDRVGALATGLQADLVVLDESLRVEAVMSRGSWLPA, encoded by the coding sequence ATGACGGTGATCGCCGGTGCGCGGATCGTCACGCCGGACGGCGTGCTGGAGGACGGCTGGCTGGAGGTGTCCGGGCAGCGCATCGCCGGCCTGGGCACCGGTGAGCCGCCCCGGCCGGCCGACCGCGACGTGGCCGGCCGCTGGTTGGTCCCCGGTTTCGTCGACATCCACTCCCACGGCGGCGGCGGTGGCAGCGTCGTCGGCGCCGACCCCGGCCAGGTGCGCGCGTTCGTCGCCACCCACCGCGCGCACGGCACGACGTCACTGATGGCCAGCCTGGTCACCGGCAGCTACGACGACCTCGAACGGGACATCCGTGCGCTGGCCGGGATGGTCGACGACGGGCTCGTCGCCGGCATCCATCTGGAAGGGCCGTGGATCTCGCCGGCCCGCAAGGGCGCGCACGACGAGTCGGCGCTGCGGGCACCGGAACCGGCCGCGGTGCGCCGCCTGCTCGACGCCGGCCGTGGGACGGTGCGCATGGTGACGCTGGCCCCCGAGCTGGAGTACGGCCTGGACGCGGTGCGCGCGGTGGTCGACGCCGGCGCGGTCGCCGCGGTCGGGCACACCGACGCCGGCTACGACGTCGCGCGGCAGGCCATCGACGCCGGCGCCACGGTCGCGACCCACCTGTTCAACGCGATGGCTCCGGTGCACCACCGCAAGCCGGGGCCCATCGTCGCCCTGCTGGAGGACAAGCGCGTCACGGTCGAGCTGATCCTCGACGGAGTCCACCTGCACCCGGCCATCGCCCGGCACGTCCGGGCCGCCGCCGGTGCCGGGCGGGTGGCTCTGGTCACCGACGCGATCGACGCCACCGACATCGGCGACGGCGACTACGTGCTCGGCGGGCTCCCGGTGCGGGTCACCGACGGCGAGGCACGGCTGGTGGAGGGCGGCTCCATCGCCGGCAGCACGCTGACCATGGACCGAGCGTTCCGGTTCGCCGTCGAGCAGGGCGGGTTCACGGTGCCGGAGGCCGTCGAGGCGACGTCGGCCAACCCGGCCCGGGTGCTGGGCATCGGTGACCGGGTCGGCGCCCTGGCCACCGGGCTCCAGGCCGACCTCGTCGTCCTCGACGAGTCGCTGCGGGTCGAGGCCGTGATGTCGCGGGGGTCGTGGCTGCCGGCGTGA
- a CDS encoding rhodanese-like domain-containing protein: protein MSGPDITVDDLAAKWRDGAHIIDVREPGEYVEAHIPCARLLPMGAVIAELDQIPRDRTVYVVCAVGGRSAQVADYLGAQGIEARNVAGGTQAWVRAGHPVETGLPE from the coding sequence GTGAGCGGTCCGGACATCACCGTCGACGACCTCGCTGCGAAGTGGCGCGACGGCGCCCACATCATCGACGTGCGCGAGCCGGGGGAGTACGTCGAGGCGCACATCCCGTGCGCGCGGTTGCTGCCGATGGGCGCCGTCATCGCCGAGCTGGACCAGATCCCCCGCGACCGTACCGTCTACGTCGTGTGCGCGGTCGGTGGGCGCAGCGCCCAGGTGGCCGACTACCTCGGTGCCCAGGGCATCGAGGCCCGCAACGTCGCCGGCGGCACCCAAGCGTGGGTCCGTGCCGGCCACCCGGTCGAGACGGGCCTACCGGAGTAA
- a CDS encoding MFS transporter — MSQVRTLWPVLLAATIGLFPFTIYATFLVPIADGAGADTAAVGALRGLGGVAALIVGVAFAPLVDRVAKHRSGAAALVLLAAVSALATEGSYPALLVFCLGIGAATAVLTPALLATAADTAETEAAAGRAATLVTAVGSLAAVLAGPVIGVMAGWRGWQGAMVITAAVALAVALVLGTRRTGRGGAAAAERSSYLGGLRAVLARPRLAALVLIAMLRTAAFMGHLAYLAAVYDERFGLEARTFTLVWTLSGASFFVGNLVGGRWANDAGAPATRPYRMLVAGLLGATVAVVAVFQVTVFGLALAATATIAASHAVVAAAVTTLLVRDAAAARGAALSINAAGMSLGVFLGAALGGAGLAVAGYAGIAAALGGLTLAALVVAAAISRRPAELR, encoded by the coding sequence GTGAGTCAGGTCCGCACTCTCTGGCCGGTCCTGCTCGCCGCGACGATCGGCCTGTTCCCGTTCACCATCTACGCAACGTTCCTGGTACCCATCGCCGACGGCGCCGGGGCGGACACCGCGGCCGTCGGCGCACTGCGTGGCCTGGGCGGGGTGGCGGCGCTGATCGTCGGAGTCGCGTTCGCGCCTCTTGTCGACCGGGTGGCCAAACACCGCTCCGGCGCCGCCGCCCTGGTGCTGCTCGCGGCGGTGTCCGCGCTCGCGACCGAAGGCAGCTATCCGGCGCTGCTGGTGTTCTGCCTCGGCATCGGGGCGGCCACGGCGGTGCTCACCCCGGCGCTGCTGGCGACGGCGGCCGATACAGCGGAGACCGAGGCCGCGGCGGGACGGGCGGCGACGCTCGTCACGGCGGTCGGTTCGCTCGCGGCTGTGCTGGCCGGCCCGGTCATCGGGGTGATGGCGGGCTGGCGAGGCTGGCAGGGCGCCATGGTGATCACCGCGGCGGTGGCGCTGGCGGTGGCACTGGTGCTGGGGACCCGGCGGACCGGTCGCGGCGGCGCGGCCGCGGCTGAGCGCTCGTCGTACCTGGGCGGGCTGCGGGCCGTGCTGGCGCGGCCCCGGCTCGCCGCTCTGGTGCTCATCGCGATGCTGCGGACGGCTGCGTTCATGGGGCACCTCGCCTACCTGGCGGCGGTGTACGACGAGCGGTTCGGGCTCGAGGCCCGAACGTTCACGCTGGTGTGGACCCTCAGCGGCGCGTCGTTCTTCGTCGGCAACCTGGTCGGCGGCCGGTGGGCCAACGACGCCGGTGCCCCCGCCACGCGGCCGTACCGGATGCTCGTGGCGGGCCTGCTGGGCGCGACCGTCGCCGTCGTCGCCGTCTTCCAGGTGACCGTGTTCGGGCTGGCGCTGGCGGCGACGGCGACGATCGCGGCGAGCCACGCCGTCGTGGCGGCGGCGGTCACCACGCTGTTGGTCCGGGACGCGGCGGCGGCCCGTGGCGCGGCCCTCAGCATCAACGCCGCCGGCATGAGCCTCGGGGTGTTCCTGGGCGCCGCGCTGGGCGGCGCGGGGCTCGCGGTAGCCGGTTATGCCGGCATCGCGGCCGCGCTGGGCGGTCTGACGTTGGCGGCGCTGGTGGTCGCGGCGGCGATCAGCCGACGGCCAGCTGAGCTGCGCTGA
- a CDS encoding GNAT family N-acetyltransferase, producing MIWTVATDFGPVVVREQIEPDDEPGLLELFAMCDDWFEAVTGGPSGPGDVQGLFYSLPDGASFEDKRLFTVRAGEKIVGLVDAVVGHPHGRAAAVGLFLLAPSHRGRGLGRAVATVLLKEAREAGLDEVTASSSTAWPAGDHFLEALGFTIGPETAGTGNRTTWAGEPPVRRARLSLAD from the coding sequence ATGATCTGGACCGTTGCCACCGACTTCGGCCCCGTCGTCGTGCGGGAGCAGATCGAGCCGGACGACGAGCCGGGCCTGCTGGAACTCTTCGCGATGTGCGACGACTGGTTCGAGGCCGTCACCGGCGGCCCGTCCGGCCCCGGCGACGTGCAGGGCCTGTTCTACTCCCTTCCGGACGGCGCGTCCTTCGAGGACAAGCGGCTGTTCACCGTCCGCGCCGGCGAGAAGATCGTCGGCCTCGTCGACGCCGTCGTCGGGCACCCGCACGGCCGTGCCGCCGCCGTCGGCCTGTTCCTGCTGGCGCCGTCGCACCGTGGCCGTGGGCTGGGCCGCGCGGTCGCGACCGTGCTGCTGAAGGAGGCCCGCGAGGCCGGGCTGGACGAGGTCACCGCGTCGTCGAGCACCGCCTGGCCGGCCGGCGACCATTTCCTGGAGGCGCTCGGGTTCACCATCGGCCCGGAGACCGCCGGAACCGGAAACCGCACGACGTGGGCGGGCGAGCCGCCGGTCCGTCGCGCCAGGCTGAGCCTGGCAGACTGA
- a CDS encoding ABC transporter substrate-binding protein: MTTRHRRTALAFTAGALALAGCGAEVEAAGENETVTVNRCGEPVEYTTPQRVVAYEGGSADKLFALGLTDHVHGYIMPPANPPVEESPWAADYAEVEFLSDDLLNREIVVDADADLVVAGWNSGFSDQRGITPAILDGLGIQSFMHTESCFNYPGHPERVTPFEGLYTDLERLGQIFGVEDHAADVVAGLQARVEAVRSQVPEGDPVPVFLYDSGTDQPFTAGSQVPPNEIIEFAGGRNVFADLEERWTQVGWEAVVQAEPEVIIILDYGDLPAEDKIEFLRTSPVTRELPAVRAGNFYVMDYNEGISGPRNVDGLEGFAEYLRALRG; the protein is encoded by the coding sequence ATGACCACCCGTCACCGACGTACCGCGCTGGCGTTCACGGCCGGAGCGCTCGCGCTCGCCGGCTGCGGCGCCGAGGTGGAGGCCGCCGGCGAGAACGAGACCGTCACCGTGAACCGGTGCGGCGAACCGGTCGAGTACACCACCCCGCAGCGGGTGGTCGCCTACGAGGGCGGCAGTGCCGACAAACTGTTCGCCCTCGGACTCACCGACCACGTGCACGGCTACATCATGCCGCCGGCCAACCCGCCGGTGGAGGAGTCGCCGTGGGCCGCCGACTACGCCGAGGTCGAGTTCCTGAGTGACGACCTGCTCAACCGCGAGATCGTCGTCGATGCCGACGCCGACCTCGTCGTGGCCGGATGGAACTCCGGCTTCAGCGACCAGCGCGGCATCACCCCGGCCATCCTCGACGGCCTCGGCATCCAGAGCTTCATGCACACCGAGTCGTGCTTCAACTACCCGGGGCACCCGGAGCGCGTGACACCGTTCGAGGGGCTCTACACCGACCTCGAACGGCTCGGCCAGATCTTCGGGGTCGAGGACCACGCCGCCGACGTCGTGGCCGGCCTCCAGGCGCGGGTGGAAGCGGTGCGGTCCCAGGTGCCCGAGGGCGACCCCGTCCCCGTCTTCCTCTACGACTCCGGCACCGACCAGCCGTTCACCGCGGGCAGCCAGGTACCGCCGAACGAGATCATCGAGTTCGCCGGCGGCCGCAACGTCTTCGCCGACCTGGAGGAGCGGTGGACCCAGGTCGGCTGGGAGGCGGTCGTGCAGGCCGAGCCCGAGGTGATCATCATCCTCGACTACGGCGATCTGCCCGCCGAGGACAAGATCGAGTTCCTTCGGACGTCTCCGGTCACCCGGGAGCTGCCGGCCGTGCGCGCGGGCAACTTCTACGTCATGGACTACAACGAGGGCATCAGCGGACCGCGCAACGTCGACGGCCTGGAGGGGTTCGCGGAGTACCTGCGGGCACTCCGCGGGTGA
- a CDS encoding metal-dependent transcriptional regulator, which produces MSDLIDTTEMYLKTIFELEEEGIVPLRARIAERLHQSGPTVSQTVARMERDGLLHVDEDRHLELSEKGRLLAMRVMRKHRLVERLLVDVIGLDWELVHNEACRWEHVVSEAVERRLVDLLHEPASDPYGNPIPGLRELGTQIEVEDFRAGVRQLKHASTADGAEVTVRHIGEPLQVDEKLLAHLREAEIVPGRTVRAVTTDGGIQIRSAETVELSVADASHIFVSVP; this is translated from the coding sequence GTGAGCGACCTCATCGATACGACAGAGATGTACCTCAAGACGATCTTCGAGCTCGAAGAGGAGGGCATCGTCCCCCTTCGCGCGCGCATCGCCGAGCGTCTGCACCAGTCCGGCCCCACCGTGAGCCAGACGGTCGCCCGCATGGAGCGCGACGGTCTGCTGCACGTGGACGAAGACCGCCATCTCGAGCTGTCGGAGAAGGGCCGGCTGCTGGCCATGCGGGTCATGCGCAAGCACCGCCTGGTCGAGCGGCTGCTCGTCGACGTCATCGGCCTGGACTGGGAGCTGGTGCACAACGAGGCATGCCGCTGGGAGCACGTGGTCTCCGAGGCCGTCGAGCGGCGCCTGGTCGACCTGTTGCACGAGCCGGCCTCCGACCCGTACGGCAACCCGATCCCCGGCCTGCGCGAGCTCGGCACCCAGATCGAGGTCGAGGACTTCCGCGCCGGTGTCCGGCAGCTGAAGCACGCCAGCACCGCCGACGGTGCCGAGGTCACCGTCCGGCACATCGGCGAGCCGCTGCAGGTGGACGAGAAGCTGCTGGCCCATCTGCGCGAGGCCGAGATCGTGCCGGGCCGCACGGTGCGCGCCGTCACCACCGACGGCGGCATCCAGATCCGCAGCGCCGAGACCGTCGAACTGTCGGTCGCCGACGCCTCGCACATCTTCGTGAGCGTGCCGTGA
- a CDS encoding ParA family protein, translating to MPTVSVLSLKGGVGKTSVTLGLAGAARAIGVPCVVVDLDPQGNATTALDPAEVRFTANDVLSADRAVPVGDAVTASGWGDTVRVLASEPVLEGHNHPADGAPARHRLRSALAGLRDADLVLLDCPPSLAELTSSALAASDVALVVAEPTAFALTGAQQALAAVDAVRRGHNLRLRPAGIVVNRFRAGAAEHRYRLDELIAAYRDLVLDPVVPERSAITRAQGACLPVQRWPSPGAREVSRVFAGYLDLLLTGVRSNAGPFAKGAAR from the coding sequence ATGCCGACCGTGAGTGTGCTGAGCCTCAAAGGTGGCGTCGGTAAGACGTCCGTGACGCTCGGCCTGGCCGGTGCCGCACGGGCTATCGGCGTTCCGTGTGTGGTGGTGGACCTCGACCCTCAGGGCAACGCGACCACCGCGCTCGATCCCGCCGAGGTGCGCTTCACCGCCAACGACGTCCTGTCCGCCGATCGCGCCGTGCCTGTCGGCGATGCCGTGACGGCCAGCGGCTGGGGCGACACCGTCCGGGTGCTGGCCAGTGAGCCGGTGCTGGAGGGACACAACCATCCGGCCGACGGCGCACCGGCACGGCACCGGTTGCGCTCGGCGCTGGCGGGTCTGCGCGACGCCGACCTCGTCCTGCTCGACTGCCCGCCCAGCCTGGCCGAGCTGACCAGCAGCGCCCTCGCCGCCAGCGATGTCGCGCTCGTGGTGGCCGAGCCGACGGCGTTCGCGCTCACCGGGGCGCAGCAGGCCCTGGCCGCCGTCGACGCCGTCCGCCGCGGGCACAACCTGCGGCTGCGCCCGGCGGGCATCGTGGTCAACCGGTTCCGTGCGGGTGCGGCGGAACACCGCTATCGGTTGGACGAACTCATCGCGGCGTACCGCGACCTGGTGCTCGACCCCGTCGTGCCGGAGCGATCCGCGATCACCCGTGCCCAGGGTGCGTGCCTGCCCGTCCAGCGCTGGCCGTCCCCGGGTGCCCGCGAGGTGTCCCGCGTGTTCGCCGGCTACCTCGACCTCCTGCTCACCGGCGTCCGGTCCAATGCCGGGCCGTTCGCGAAGGGAGCGGCGCGATGA